From the genome of Oncorhynchus clarkii lewisi isolate Uvic-CL-2024 chromosome 11, UVic_Ocla_1.0, whole genome shotgun sequence, one region includes:
- the LOC139420559 gene encoding uncharacterized protein — MCWIRVAVICVLISLVKAQKECFKRVVWSDLLHSLNILCKDISHECVHHHDKASLCDPQLMLGQIEHKEVVLADIMKKAVTMYEKSPQFDSFSEQLAMSQHRLTSCVMAQLPSNADHEPVTACFNKLENFLHHKKAHLQCAWKIIHITVREILQRFEKRTVRGLRRRR; from the exons ATGTGTTGGATAAGAGTTGCTGTCATCTGTGTTCTGATAAGCCTGGTGAAGGCTCAGAAAGAGTGCTTTAAACGTGTTGTATGGAGCGATCTACTGCACAGCTTAAACATCTTG TGCAAAGACATCTCCCACGAGTGTGTGCATCACCACGACAAGGCCAGTCTCTGTGATCCTCAACTGATGCTCGGTCAG ATAGAACACAAAGAAGTAGTTCTAGCTGACATCATGAAGAAGGCTGTGACCATGTATGAGAAAAGCCCTCAGTTTGACAGCTTCAGTGAACAATTAGCCATGTCGCAACATAGGCTAACATCTTGTGTGA TGGCACAACTCCCTTCAAATGCTGACCATGAGCCAGTGACTGCATGCTTTAACAAACTGGAGAATTTCCTCCATCACAAAAAG GCTCATCTACAGTGTGCTTGGAAGATTATCCACATCACAGTCAGAGAAATCCTTCAGAGATTTGAGAAACGCACCGTCAGAGGACTACGACGAAGAAGATGA